A DNA window from Tenuifilaceae bacterium CYCD contains the following coding sequences:
- a CDS encoding ABC transporter permease: MLPIVQLLILANAATQEMKNINLAVVDFDNSKTSRELINAFVNSPFYTIIPVKQSVNSAMDKVHNSQADAILVIEDDFEEKIVKSENVELQLLVNAINGTAASLINGYTSSIVAGYSAKIGIQNVEQFKPAIATKVRHWYNPELNYKLYMVPGILVILVTVVGMFLTALNIVREKELGTIEQINVTPIKRYQFIVGKLIPFWIIALFELAFGLLIARLVFNLTIAGSIPLLFGFASIYLLVALSGGLILSTAADNQQQVMFMSYFFMILFILMSGLFTSTESMPQWAQLFNKINPLYYFMDVNRMVILKGSNFADIKVQFGFISILALLTLTWAVLRYRKTSS; this comes from the coding sequence ATGCTGCCAATTGTGCAGTTGCTTATATTGGCTAATGCTGCAACTCAGGAAATGAAGAATATCAACCTGGCTGTTGTGGATTTTGATAATTCAAAAACTTCAAGGGAACTTATCAATGCATTTGTTAACTCGCCTTTCTACACAATTATTCCGGTAAAGCAATCCGTAAATAGTGCAATGGATAAGGTTCATAACAGTCAGGCCGATGCTATTCTTGTGATTGAGGACGATTTTGAGGAAAAGATTGTGAAAAGTGAAAATGTCGAATTGCAGTTACTGGTTAATGCAATAAATGGCACGGCAGCATCGCTGATAAATGGATATACATCATCAATTGTTGCAGGGTATTCAGCTAAAATAGGAATTCAAAATGTTGAACAGTTTAAGCCCGCAATAGCAACAAAGGTAAGGCACTGGTACAATCCTGAGTTAAACTATAAACTTTACATGGTTCCGGGTATTCTGGTAATATTGGTAACGGTTGTGGGGATGTTTTTAACCGCACTGAACATTGTGCGCGAAAAGGAGTTGGGAACCATTGAGCAGATAAATGTTACGCCAATTAAGCGTTATCAGTTTATAGTTGGGAAGTTAATTCCATTCTGGATTATTGCGCTTTTTGAGTTGGCATTTGGTTTGCTCATTGCCCGATTAGTGTTTAACTTAACCATTGCGGGTAGTATTCCATTGCTTTTTGGCTTTGCATCAATATACTTGTTGGTAGCACTATCGGGAGGGTTGATCCTTTCTACAGCAGCCGATAATCAGCAGCAGGTAATGTTTATGTCGTATTTCTTTATGATTCTTTTTATACTGATGAGCGGATTGTTTACTTCCACCGAAAGTATGCCTCAGTGGGCACAATTATTCAATAAAATAAACCCACTCTATTACTTTATGGACGTGAACCGGATGGTAATTCTCAAAGGCTCTAATTTTGCCGATATCAAAGTACAATTTGGTTTTATCTCAATACTAGCCCTGTTAACACTAACATGGGCAGTGTTACGGTACCGAAAAACATCAAGTTAA
- a CDS encoding transport permease protein: MVQNRFRDFLVKEFKHIIRDPRTLLIVILMPVLQLIIFGYVVSNEISDARIAIYDKSNDYLSQKLTQKLAASGYFLPVRNIKTDAEIDQAFKAGDVKLVIVYEPNFAENFIRNNKADVQIITDASEPNTASILANYAQAVITTFTNEQNNNGISANRLDIRSRMLYNEELKAVYMFVPGTMVLILMLITAMMTSISITREKELGTMEILLVSPLRPSQIIFGKVLPYISLAFFNTIIILLMGYTVFGLPLRGSLALLLLVCFIFILLALSLGILISTLSKTQAIAMFMSMFALMLPTILLSGFIFPIDNMPKVLQWLSLAMPPRWFLSALKTIMIKGEGFAYVWKEIAIMLGMTAFFLALSVKKFKVRLE; this comes from the coding sequence ATGGTACAAAATAGATTCAGAGATTTCCTTGTAAAGGAGTTCAAACATATAATCCGCGACCCCCGCACTTTACTCATTGTAATTCTGATGCCAGTATTGCAGCTGATAATATTTGGATACGTTGTATCCAACGAGATATCGGATGCCAGAATTGCCATTTACGACAAATCCAACGATTACTTGAGTCAGAAGTTAACCCAGAAGTTAGCTGCATCGGGATACTTTTTGCCAGTGCGTAACATTAAAACCGATGCTGAAATTGACCAAGCATTCAAGGCTGGCGATGTTAAGTTGGTTATTGTTTATGAACCAAACTTTGCCGAGAATTTTATTAGGAATAACAAGGCCGATGTACAAATCATTACCGATGCATCGGAACCGAATACCGCAAGTATTTTGGCTAACTATGCTCAGGCAGTAATAACAACATTTACTAACGAGCAGAATAATAATGGAATTTCAGCCAATAGGCTCGATATCCGCTCTAGAATGCTTTACAACGAGGAGTTGAAGGCCGTTTATATGTTTGTTCCCGGAACAATGGTGCTTATACTTATGCTTATCACCGCAATGATGACATCAATTTCGATTACTCGCGAGAAAGAGCTAGGCACGATGGAGATTCTGTTGGTTTCGCCATTGCGCCCTTCGCAAATCATATTTGGTAAGGTTTTACCATACATAAGTTTGGCATTCTTTAATACAATTATCATACTATTAATGGGTTACACTGTATTTGGGTTGCCGTTACGCGGAAGTTTGGCTCTTTTGCTTTTGGTTTGTTTTATTTTTATACTCCTTGCTCTATCGTTAGGTATTTTAATATCAACTTTAAGCAAAACACAGGCCATCGCAATGTTTATGTCGATGTTTGCTTTAATGCTTCCAACCATTCTACTATCGGGTTTTATTTTTCCAATCGATAATATGCCTAAAGTTCTACAATGGTTGAGCTTAGCAATGCCACCACGTTGGTTTCTGTCGGCACTAAAAACCATTATGATAAAAGGGGAGGGCTTTGCTTATGTATGGAAGGAGATAGCCATAATGTTAGGAATGACAGCCTTTTTCCTAGCCTTAAGTGTGAAAAAATTTAAAGTGAGGTTAGAATGA
- a CDS encoding membrane protein, producing MIFSRIKYLSMLLAVVVISSCGSKNGESDAYGNIETDDVTVSSEVSGKLVQLKVDEGDIVVKNQPIALVDTVQLQLKLNQLYAQSDAAKAKLQSINAQVAVQEEQVKVIKVELDRVKRLMADSAATQRQLDDVEGRYSIAVRQKSSIEVQRSGVAAEMAAITAQIDQVNDQINRCKILSPTSGTVVARYVREGELVTTGKPMCRVAKLDTVYARIYIDETQLADFKIGTTVKVITDGAEGKLIENDGTITWIASEAEFTPKVIQTRNERVNLVYAAKVRIPNTSGIYKIGMPVEISIIR from the coding sequence ATGATTTTCAGTAGAATTAAATATTTGTCGATGTTGCTTGCAGTTGTGGTTATTTCATCGTGCGGTAGCAAGAATGGTGAATCCGATGCATATGGAAATATTGAAACCGATGATGTTACTGTTTCGTCGGAGGTTAGTGGTAAGTTGGTACAACTTAAAGTAGATGAGGGTGATATTGTTGTGAAAAATCAACCAATCGCGCTGGTTGACACCGTTCAGCTTCAACTTAAGTTAAATCAGCTATACGCTCAGTCCGATGCTGCCAAAGCAAAGTTACAGAGTATTAATGCCCAGGTGGCAGTACAGGAGGAGCAGGTTAAGGTGATTAAAGTTGAACTCGATAGGGTTAAACGCTTGATGGCCGATAGCGCTGCAACTCAGCGTCAGTTAGACGATGTGGAAGGTCGTTATAGTATTGCTGTACGTCAAAAAAGTAGCATTGAGGTTCAACGTAGCGGTGTGGCTGCTGAAATGGCTGCAATTACTGCACAAATTGACCAAGTTAATGACCAAATAAATCGCTGTAAAATTCTATCGCCTACATCTGGAACCGTAGTGGCTCGTTACGTTCGCGAGGGCGAATTGGTAACTACCGGAAAACCTATGTGCCGTGTGGCAAAACTCGATACCGTTTATGCTCGAATTTATATAGATGAAACTCAACTCGCCGATTTTAAAATTGGAACAACAGTTAAGGTAATAACCGATGGTGCTGAAGGAAAATTAATAGAGAATGATGGAACTATTACCTGGATTGCATCGGAGGCCGAGTTTACTCCAAAAGTAATACAAACACGTAATGAGAGAGTTAACTTGGTATATGCCGCAAAAGTGCGTATTCCTAACACCTCGGGTATTTATAAAATTGGAATGCCTGTAGAGATAAGTATTATAAGGTAA
- a CDS encoding transporter — MKRLIFKCAFMLVIVIPATVYSQDTLSLQFLLKGMQQNNSLYRVSSATDSVYALRKSNIKVNYLPRVDFNAEATWQSDVTSVNIPIPTISMPSPDKDNYKLTVDVSQLIWDGGVTSSRLKSEENARMLEQNKVDNELYTLKDRVSTLYFGVSSIDIAIQQLRIMEGELDKRIAEIQSGVNAGAILESSLISLQAEKLRLGQSIDANLAQRTNLLESIYAITGVNIGEQTELKLPNLVVPTNNQCNRPDYKTFDLQKGYLASTSKILSSKRMPTLAAFAKAGYGKPGLNMLSSEFDTYAILGARLSWNIWDWNSTSRERQNIKIQQNIMEYRRDVFDDNYNSQVKSSIAQINSLEKQILSDEKIVQLLEKSVQVSASQLKNGTITSATYLSDFNSLLRARIDMSLRKVKLSHEKVKLYFTMGLDINE; from the coding sequence TATAGAGTATCCTCTGCAACGGATTCGGTTTACGCTCTGCGCAAATCAAATATTAAAGTAAACTATTTACCAAGGGTAGATTTTAATGCAGAGGCAACCTGGCAGTCCGATGTTACCTCCGTTAACATTCCTATTCCAACCATTTCAATGCCATCGCCCGATAAGGATAACTATAAGTTGACAGTTGATGTGAGCCAGTTAATATGGGATGGAGGAGTTACTAGTTCGCGCTTGAAATCGGAGGAGAACGCACGTATGCTTGAGCAGAATAAGGTGGATAATGAGTTATATACCCTTAAAGATAGGGTTTCAACCCTGTACTTCGGTGTATCATCCATCGATATTGCTATTCAGCAATTAAGAATTATGGAGGGCGAACTGGACAAGCGTATTGCTGAAATTCAGTCGGGAGTGAATGCTGGGGCAATTCTGGAATCATCTTTGATTTCGTTGCAGGCCGAAAAGTTAAGGCTAGGGCAGAGCATTGATGCAAATTTGGCTCAACGCACTAACTTGTTAGAATCTATTTACGCCATTACTGGAGTAAATATTGGAGAACAAACGGAGTTAAAACTTCCCAACTTAGTTGTTCCAACCAACAACCAGTGTAATAGACCCGATTATAAAACTTTCGATTTACAGAAGGGCTATCTCGCTTCAACATCAAAAATATTGTCGAGTAAACGAATGCCAACGCTTGCTGCATTTGCCAAGGCTGGTTATGGGAAACCAGGATTAAATATGCTTTCGAGCGAGTTCGATACCTACGCAATACTGGGAGCACGCTTATCGTGGAATATATGGGATTGGAATAGTACATCGCGTGAGCGCCAGAACATCAAAATACAGCAGAATATTATGGAGTACCGTCGCGATGTATTCGATGACAATTACAATTCGCAGGTAAAATCTTCAATAGCGCAAATCAACTCTTTGGAGAAGCAAATATTAAGCGATGAAAAGATTGTTCAACTCCTTGAGAAATCTGTTCAGGTCTCTGCATCGCAGTTGAAGAACGGAACAATAACATCTGCCACTTATCTGTCAGATTTTAATAGCCTTTTGCGAGCAAGAATAGATATGAGTTTGCGAAAAGTAAAACTCTCGCACGAGAAGGTGAAACTTTATTTTACAATGGGTTTAGATATTAACGAATAA